A single window of Modestobacter italicus DNA harbors:
- a CDS encoding ABC transporter ATP-binding protein, with the protein MTATQQQPVGTRGRPAAPPPEGGWFKRLVGYCLRHRGDLFGAFAAALAGSVIAAVAPLLTRAVVDRVVDASGAGRAADVTPFVVALVLAGALRFAAGFVRRYLAGRLSLDVQFDLRNDLAAALSRLDGPGQDRLQTGQTVSRAISDVTLVQGLLAFLPNLTGNALLFVVSLGVMAWLSPLLTVVALAVGPALWWLGLRSRRDLFPANWAAQQQAGAVAGDVEAAVTGVRVVKGFGQEDRELDRVDEGARRLFGARMRVVRYTSRYNPLLQAIPALGQVGVLALGGWLALRGSITLGTFLAFATYLAVLVSPVRQLAAVLTIGQQARAGVERVLEVIDARPALVSGTGALPEGPLTVELDDVTFAHDVDRPVLSGVSLRVEPGETLALIGTAGSGKSSVVNLLPRFYDVSAGAVRIGGSDVRDLDTHQLRAALGVVFEDSFLFSDTVRSNIAFGRPDASDDEVRAAARAAQADGFISELPDGYDTVVGEQGLTLSGGQRQRVALARALLVDPRVLVLDDATSAVDAAVEARIHEALRSEVVGRTTLLVAHRRSTLALADRVAVLDAGQVVDVGTAAELEARSPLYRLLLSGADAELPPVEEEPPASGTTPAAWPEAEPDEAEDAGPSRAAAASICGRGAVMAAAAPTAALRALVDRLPPADEEPDVPAERARAADRAFTLWRLIRPFRWPLGAALVLVAADTAAQLAIPALVRQGVDDGIAQRSLSYLLGIAGIALAVVLADFAVARASSWLTGRTGERLLYTLRVKTFAQLQRLGLDYYERELGGRIMTRMTTDVDALSAFLQTGLTTAVVSVLTLVGVLVALFLFDGELALVLVATLPVLAVATVWFRSRSVPAYTEARERVSAVNARLQEDVAGVRVTQAFNRTEHSTAVFQGYARRYRDVRLRAQRYISIYFPFVEFLSEVAAAAVLAVGASRLTSGSITAGVLIAFVLYVDTFFSPVQQLSQVFDSYQQASVGLRRLRDLLRTPESTPAAADPRPVGRLRGEVRLADVTFAYHGAPTPALRDVSLTVAPGETVALVGETGAGKSTVVKLVARFYDPTSGAVCVDGADLRSVDLLQYRHRLGVVPQEAYLFAGTVRDAIAYGRPEATDAEVEAAARAVGAHDMVAGLPLGYRTRVGERGRALSAGQRQLLALARAELVDPDILLFDEATASLDLATEAAVTRAADAVARRRTTLVVAHRLTTAARADRVAVLAHGRVVEVGPHAELLAAGGAYAALWAAFTADEDADPLMD; encoded by the coding sequence GTGACGGCCACCCAGCAGCAGCCTGTCGGCACCCGCGGTCGCCCCGCGGCCCCGCCTCCGGAGGGCGGGTGGTTCAAGCGGCTGGTCGGCTACTGCCTGCGCCACCGCGGGGACCTGTTCGGCGCGTTCGCCGCCGCGCTCGCCGGCTCGGTGATCGCCGCGGTCGCGCCGCTGCTGACCCGGGCGGTCGTCGACCGGGTGGTCGACGCCTCGGGGGCGGGCCGGGCGGCCGACGTCACGCCGTTCGTCGTCGCGCTCGTGCTGGCCGGCGCGCTGCGCTTCGCCGCCGGGTTCGTCCGTCGGTACCTGGCCGGCCGGCTGTCCCTCGACGTCCAGTTCGACCTGCGCAACGACCTGGCCGCCGCGCTCTCCCGGCTCGACGGGCCGGGGCAGGACAGGCTGCAGACCGGGCAGACGGTCAGCCGGGCGATCAGCGACGTGACCCTGGTGCAGGGGCTGCTGGCGTTCCTGCCCAACCTGACCGGCAACGCGCTGCTGTTCGTCGTCTCGCTCGGGGTGATGGCCTGGCTGTCGCCGCTGCTCACCGTGGTCGCGCTGGCGGTCGGCCCGGCGCTGTGGTGGCTGGGCCTGCGGTCCCGGCGGGACCTGTTCCCGGCCAACTGGGCGGCGCAGCAGCAGGCGGGGGCGGTCGCCGGCGACGTCGAGGCGGCGGTCACCGGTGTCCGCGTGGTCAAGGGCTTCGGCCAGGAGGACCGCGAGCTGGACCGGGTCGACGAGGGCGCCCGGCGGCTGTTCGGCGCCCGGATGCGGGTGGTCCGATACACCTCCCGGTACAACCCGCTGCTGCAGGCGATCCCGGCCCTGGGCCAGGTCGGGGTGCTCGCGCTCGGCGGCTGGCTCGCGCTGCGCGGGTCGATCACCCTCGGCACGTTCCTGGCCTTCGCGACCTACCTGGCCGTGCTGGTGTCGCCGGTGCGCCAGCTGGCCGCCGTGCTCACCATCGGGCAGCAGGCCCGGGCCGGCGTCGAGCGGGTGCTCGAGGTCATCGACGCGCGCCCGGCGCTGGTGTCGGGCACCGGGGCGCTCCCCGAGGGACCGCTGACCGTCGAGCTGGACGACGTCACCTTCGCCCACGACGTCGACCGGCCGGTGCTCAGCGGGGTCTCGCTGCGGGTCGAGCCGGGGGAGACCCTGGCGCTGATCGGCACCGCGGGGTCCGGCAAGTCCAGCGTGGTCAACCTGCTGCCCCGCTTCTACGACGTCTCCGCCGGGGCGGTGCGGATCGGCGGCAGCGACGTCCGCGACCTGGACACCCACCAGCTGCGCGCGGCGCTGGGCGTCGTCTTCGAGGACAGCTTCCTGTTCTCCGACACCGTCCGGTCCAACATCGCCTTCGGCCGTCCCGACGCCTCGGACGACGAGGTGCGCGCCGCGGCCCGGGCCGCCCAGGCCGACGGCTTCATCAGCGAGCTGCCCGACGGGTACGACACCGTGGTCGGCGAGCAGGGGCTGACCCTGTCCGGCGGGCAGCGGCAGCGGGTGGCGCTGGCCCGCGCGCTGCTGGTCGACCCGCGGGTCCTGGTCCTCGACGACGCCACATCCGCCGTCGACGCGGCCGTGGAGGCGCGGATCCACGAGGCCCTGCGCTCGGAGGTGGTCGGCCGGACGACGCTGCTGGTGGCGCACCGCCGGTCGACGCTGGCGCTGGCCGACCGGGTCGCCGTCCTGGACGCCGGCCAGGTGGTCGACGTCGGCACCGCGGCGGAGCTGGAGGCGCGCTCGCCGCTGTACCGGCTGCTGCTGTCCGGTGCCGACGCCGAGCTGCCGCCGGTGGAGGAGGAGCCGCCGGCCAGCGGCACCACGCCGGCGGCCTGGCCGGAGGCCGAGCCCGACGAGGCGGAGGACGCCGGCCCCTCCCGGGCCGCTGCCGCCTCCATCTGCGGGCGGGGTGCGGTGATGGCGGCGGCGGCGCCGACGGCGGCGCTGCGGGCGCTGGTCGACCGGCTGCCCCCGGCGGACGAGGAGCCCGACGTGCCCGCCGAGCGGGCCCGCGCCGCCGACCGGGCCTTCACGCTGTGGCGGCTGATCCGGCCCTTCCGCTGGCCGCTGGGCGCAGCGCTGGTCCTGGTGGCGGCGGACACCGCGGCGCAGCTGGCCATCCCCGCCCTGGTGCGCCAGGGCGTCGACGACGGCATCGCCCAGCGCTCGCTGTCCTACCTGCTCGGCATCGCCGGCATCGCGCTGGCCGTCGTCCTGGCCGACTTCGCGGTGGCCCGCGCGTCGTCCTGGCTGACCGGCCGCACGGGGGAGCGGCTGCTCTACACGCTGCGGGTGAAGACCTTCGCCCAGCTGCAGCGGCTGGGGCTGGACTACTACGAGCGCGAGCTCGGCGGCCGGATCATGACCCGGATGACGACGGACGTCGACGCGCTGTCGGCGTTCCTGCAGACCGGGCTGACGACGGCGGTGGTCAGCGTGCTCACGCTGGTCGGGGTGCTGGTCGCGCTCTTCCTGTTCGACGGCGAGCTGGCCCTGGTCCTGGTGGCGACCCTGCCGGTGCTCGCCGTGGCCACGGTCTGGTTCCGCTCCCGCTCGGTGCCGGCCTACACCGAGGCGCGGGAGCGCGTCAGCGCGGTCAACGCCCGGCTGCAGGAGGACGTCGCCGGGGTGCGGGTGACCCAGGCGTTCAACCGCACCGAGCACTCGACCGCCGTCTTCCAGGGGTACGCCCGCCGGTACCGCGACGTCCGGCTGCGGGCGCAGCGCTACATCTCGATCTACTTCCCGTTCGTCGAGTTCCTGTCCGAGGTCGCCGCGGCCGCGGTGCTCGCCGTCGGGGCTTCGCGGCTCACCTCGGGCTCGATCACCGCCGGCGTGCTGATCGCCTTCGTGCTGTACGTGGACACCTTCTTCTCCCCGGTGCAGCAGCTGTCGCAGGTGTTCGACAGCTACCAGCAGGCCTCGGTCGGGCTGCGCCGGCTCCGCGACCTGCTCCGGACGCCGGAGTCGACCCCAGCCGCCGCCGACCCCCGGCCGGTGGGCCGGCTGCGCGGCGAGGTCCGGCTGGCGGACGTGACCTTCGCCTACCACGGTGCCCCGACCCCGGCGCTGCGTGACGTCTCACTCACCGTCGCGCCCGGGGAGACGGTCGCGCTGGTGGGGGAGACAGGGGCCGGGAAGTCGACGGTGGTCAAGCTGGTGGCGCGGTTCTACGACCCGACGTCCGGGGCGGTCTGCGTCGACGGCGCCGACCTGCGCTCGGTCGACCTGCTGCAGTACCGGCACCGGCTGGGGGTCGTGCCGCAGGAGGCGTACCTGTTCGCCGGCACGGTGCGCGACGCCATCGCCTACGGCCGGCCCGAGGCCACCGACGCCGAGGTCGAGGCGGCGGCGCGGGCAGTCGGTGCGCACGACATGGTCGCCGGGCTGCCGCTCGGTTACCGGACCCGGGTGGGGGAGCGGGGGCGGGCGCTCTCGGCTGGGCAACGGCAGCTGCTCGCGCTGGCCCGCGCCGAGCTGGTCGACCCCGACATCCTGCTGTTCGACGAGGCGACGGCGTCGCTGGACCTGGCCACCGAGGCCGCCGTCACCCGCGCGGCCGACGCCGTGGCCCGCCGCCGGACGACGCTCGTGGTGGCGCACCGGCTGACCACCGCGGCGCGGGCCGACCGGGTCGCGGTGCTGGCGCACGGCCGGGTGGTCGAGGTCGGGCCGCACGCCGAGCTGCTGGCCGCCGGTGGCGCCTACGCCGCGTTGTGGGCGGCGTTCACCGCCGACGAGGACGCCGACCCGCTGATGGACTGA
- a CDS encoding HNH endonuclease signature motif containing protein: MTGAGVQVLVDLVWEHPVTRPRPPASWLSDEERAVELQRAQQQARIAAYEAELIMSMAAARPATDDPAPGTPGARRPGWAVDEGYGGTSEFFTAELSAVLNVGRGTAAHRYARAHTWLTKLPQTFAALAAGELDERRAAQLAEVLQHTSAEVAGQVEAALLPEATDLAVTRLKARATELMVQLDAAATEERRKEAEKTADVHLYPSASDGRATLAADLPAEEAIECYDIVDQLAKMLKADGDPRRIGALRAHVLSMLIRRPGDNALPPVSANFTITADLDGLAGRSNAPGEVNGLPITAAHVRELLARIGSLGLTTPEGGTLSFAITGRDGELLATLTPAELTRLARRGCPQHPAEDTTSTAAPVSDGDAIAEPDTACNCSVTGPPPETEAYEPTDRQRAFVTTRDRRCRFPNCGQRVGWADLDHVIPAACGGATDCANLCCLCRSHHRLKTFAPGWRFAMTDDGVLTVTTPSGVTRTTRPPGMRPPPAPKPEPPPDNDPPPF, from the coding sequence ATGACGGGGGCCGGGGTGCAGGTGCTGGTGGACCTGGTGTGGGAGCACCCGGTCACCCGGCCCCGGCCGCCGGCATCGTGGCTGTCGGATGAGGAGCGGGCTGTCGAGCTGCAGCGGGCGCAGCAGCAGGCCCGGATCGCCGCCTACGAGGCCGAGCTGATCATGTCCATGGCCGCGGCCCGCCCAGCCACCGACGACCCTGCGCCCGGGACGCCGGGTGCCCGCCGGCCTGGTTGGGCGGTGGATGAGGGCTACGGCGGGACGAGTGAGTTCTTCACCGCGGAGCTGTCGGCGGTGCTGAACGTGGGCCGCGGCACGGCGGCGCACCGGTATGCCCGGGCGCACACCTGGCTGACGAAGCTGCCGCAGACCTTCGCCGCGCTGGCGGCCGGGGAGCTGGACGAGCGGCGGGCCGCGCAGCTGGCCGAGGTGCTGCAGCACACCAGTGCCGAGGTGGCTGGTCAGGTGGAGGCGGCGCTGCTGCCCGAGGCCACCGACCTGGCGGTGACCCGGCTCAAGGCCCGGGCCACCGAGCTGATGGTGCAGCTGGACGCCGCCGCCACCGAGGAGCGCCGGAAGGAGGCGGAGAAGACCGCCGACGTGCACCTGTACCCCTCCGCGAGCGACGGGCGGGCGACGCTGGCCGCCGACCTGCCGGCCGAGGAGGCCATCGAGTGCTACGACATCGTCGACCAGCTCGCCAAGATGCTCAAAGCCGACGGCGACCCGCGGCGAATCGGGGCGCTGCGGGCGCACGTGCTGTCAATGCTCATCCGCCGCCCGGGCGACAACGCTCTGCCGCCGGTGAGCGCGAACTTCACCATCACCGCCGACCTCGACGGGTTGGCCGGGAGGAGCAACGCGCCGGGTGAGGTGAACGGGCTGCCGATCACCGCCGCCCACGTCCGCGAGCTGCTGGCCCGGATCGGCTCGCTCGGCCTCACGACGCCTGAGGGCGGGACCCTCAGCTTCGCCATCACCGGCCGGGACGGGGAGCTGCTGGCCACCCTCACCCCCGCCGAACTCACCCGGCTGGCCCGCCGGGGCTGCCCGCAGCACCCCGCCGAGGACACGACCAGCACCGCGGCTCCGGTCAGCGACGGTGACGCGATCGCCGAACCGGACACGGCTTGCAACTGCTCCGTGACCGGCCCGCCGCCGGAGACCGAGGCCTACGAACCCACCGATCGCCAGCGAGCCTTCGTCACCACCCGGGACCGGCGCTGCCGGTTCCCCAACTGCGGCCAACGCGTCGGCTGGGCCGACCTCGACCACGTGATCCCCGCCGCCTGCGGCGGCGCCACCGACTGCGCCAACCTCTGCTGCCTGTGCCGCTCCCACCACCGCCTGAAGACCTTCGCACCGGGCTGGCGGTTCGCGATGACCGACGACGGGGTGCTCACCGTGACCACCCCGTCGGGCGTCACCCGCACCACCCGACCACCGGGCATGCGACCACCACCAGCACCGAAACCTGAGCCACCGCCCGACAACGACCCGCCGCCGTTCTGA